Proteins encoded by one window of Pseudomonas sp. PSKL.D1:
- a CDS encoding ATP-dependent Clp protease proteolytic subunit, whose protein sequence is MARHIIHFTGPINSSTCGNLINTCAKVLQQGAEVLQLNIATMGGECSYGFTLYNFLRALPVPVHTHNLGTVESMGNILFLAGEHRTACSYSKFLFHPFHWTLHGSVDHARMAEYAMSLDYDLRLYAQIVAERTEGSAETLDVPRYLMAYPRILGPREALDCGLIHAIDELPVEADVTQWSVHA, encoded by the coding sequence ATGGCCAGACACATCATCCATTTCACCGGCCCAATCAACTCGTCCACCTGCGGCAACCTGATCAATACGTGCGCCAAAGTGCTGCAACAGGGGGCTGAGGTGCTGCAATTGAACATCGCCACCATGGGCGGGGAATGCAGCTACGGTTTTACCCTGTACAACTTTTTGCGGGCTTTACCGGTGCCGGTACACACGCACAACCTGGGCACCGTGGAGTCCATGGGCAACATCCTGTTCCTGGCGGGCGAACACCGCACCGCCTGCAGCTACAGCAAGTTCCTGTTCCACCCGTTCCACTGGACGCTGCATGGCTCGGTGGACCACGCGCGCATGGCCGAATATGCAATGAGCCTGGATTACGACCTGCGGCTGTATGCGCAAATTGTTGCCGAGCGCACAGAAGGCAGTGCCGAAACGCTCGATGTGCCGCGTTACCTGATGGCCTACCCACGCATTCTGGGGCCTCGCGAGGCGCTGGATTGCGGGCTGATCCATGCCATCGACGAACTGCCCGTCGAGGCGGACGTCACACAATGGAGTGTGCATGCGTAA
- the paaD gene encoding 1,2-phenylacetyl-CoA epoxidase subunit PaaD, with product MQPGELIAGDRGARALRGDDLSRAWAVLGQVMDPEVPVVSVVDLGIVRDLGWRAGHLHLVVTPTYSGCPATEVIEGDIRDALEQAGFAAPDLERRLTPAWSTDWISPLGRERLRAYGIAPPQGSSSKRSLLGEAPEVCCPQCASHNTELLSQFGSTACKALYRCRECLEPFDYFKCI from the coding sequence ATGCAACCTGGTGAGCTGATTGCCGGCGACCGTGGCGCCCGCGCGCTGCGCGGTGACGACCTGAGCCGTGCCTGGGCCGTGCTGGGCCAGGTCATGGACCCGGAAGTGCCGGTGGTCAGCGTGGTCGACCTTGGCATCGTTCGCGACCTGGGCTGGCGCGCTGGCCACCTGCATCTGGTGGTCACCCCCACTTATTCCGGCTGCCCGGCCACCGAGGTGATTGAGGGCGACATCCGCGATGCGCTGGAGCAGGCCGGTTTTGCCGCGCCCGACCTGGAGCGGCGCCTGACCCCGGCCTGGAGCACCGACTGGATCAGCCCGCTGGGCCGTGAACGCCTGCGTGCCTATGGCATCGCACCGCCCCAGGGCAGTAGCAGCAAGCGCAGCCTGCTGGGCGAGGCACCCGAGGTGTGCTGCCCGCAATGCGCCAGCCACAACACCGAACTGCTCAGCCAGTTCGGCTCCACGGCCTGCAAGGCGCTATACCGCTGCCGCGAGTGCCTGGAGCCGTTCGACTATTTCAAATGCATTTGA
- a CDS encoding DUF6555 family protein — MPNPQLYIIDYQLHGQPRSFIIRLDRLDNAEAWHWASCDAGIGIIPKFGREKIRKISRPMAERYGITAVSWRVSGSRSTTAVDA; from the coding sequence ATGCCTAACCCCCAGCTGTACATCATCGATTACCAACTGCATGGCCAGCCACGCAGTTTCATCATCCGCCTGGACCGCCTCGACAATGCTGAGGCGTGGCATTGGGCGAGCTGCGATGCGGGGATCGGCATCATTCCCAAGTTCGGGCGGGAGAAGATCAGAAAGATCAGCAGGCCGATGGCGGAGCGCTATGGGATTACGGCGGTGAGTTGGCGCGTGTCTGGCAGCAGGTCCACCACGGCAGTGGATGCGTAG
- a CDS encoding OprD family porin, whose translation MNRLHLKSAACLATFALPLPVMADFIGDSHARLELRNHYINRDFRQSNAPQAKAEEWGQGFTARLESGFTDGPVGFGVDAIGELGIKLDSSRDRRNTGLLPFGPNSHEPVDDYSELGLTGKVRVSKSTLRVGTLQPILPVIVYNDSRLLSTTFQGGQLTSQDINGLTLNAGRLTKVNLRDSSGREDMGYGAAVSDNLDFAGGSYALTPQTSISYYYAKLEDIYRQQFVGLVDTRPLAEGVSLRTDLRYFDSREDGAQRAGSIDNRNFNAMFTLGVKAHKFTATWQQMSGDSAFPFVNGGDPFTVNLVTYNTFTRAGLDSWQVRYDYDFVAMGIPGLSFMTRYTDGRHAETATVSNGRERERDTDLTYVIQSGPFKDVSLRWRNVTFRSGNGLTNALDENRLIIGYTLALW comes from the coding sequence ATGAACCGCCTGCACCTGAAATCGGCCGCTTGCCTGGCCACCTTTGCCCTGCCCCTGCCCGTCATGGCGGACTTCATCGGCGACAGCCATGCGCGGCTGGAACTGCGCAACCACTACATCAACCGCGACTTCCGCCAGAGCAATGCTCCTCAGGCCAAGGCCGAAGAATGGGGCCAGGGCTTTACCGCGCGCCTTGAGTCCGGCTTTACCGATGGCCCGGTCGGCTTTGGTGTGGATGCCATTGGCGAGTTGGGCATCAAGCTCGACTCCAGCCGTGACCGGCGCAACACGGGCCTGCTGCCATTCGGCCCCAACAGCCACGAGCCGGTGGACGACTACAGCGAACTGGGGCTCACCGGCAAGGTGCGGGTGTCGAAAAGCACCCTGCGCGTAGGCACCTTGCAGCCCATCCTGCCGGTGATTGTCTATAACGACAGCCGCCTGCTGTCCACGACCTTCCAGGGTGGCCAGCTGACCAGCCAGGACATCAATGGCCTGACACTCAATGCCGGGCGCCTGACCAAGGTCAACCTGCGGGATTCGTCTGGCCGCGAAGACATGGGCTACGGCGCCGCTGTCAGCGACAACCTGGACTTCGCCGGCGGCAGCTACGCACTCACCCCGCAAACCAGCATCAGCTACTACTACGCCAAGCTCGAAGACATCTACCGCCAGCAATTCGTTGGCTTGGTTGACACACGCCCGTTGGCCGAAGGCGTCAGCCTGCGTACCGACCTGCGCTACTTCGACAGCCGCGAAGACGGCGCCCAGCGTGCCGGCAGCATCGACAACCGCAACTTCAACGCCATGTTCACCCTGGGCGTAAAGGCGCACAAGTTCACCGCCACCTGGCAGCAGATGTCGGGCGACAGTGCCTTCCCGTTCGTCAACGGTGGCGACCCGTTCACCGTCAACCTGGTCACCTACAACACCTTCACCCGCGCCGGCCTGGACTCCTGGCAGGTGCGCTACGACTACGACTTCGTGGCCATGGGCATCCCCGGCCTGAGCTTCATGACCCGCTACACCGACGGCCGTCATGCCGAAACCGCCACGGTCAGCAACGGCCGTGAGCGCGAGCGCGACACCGACCTCACCTACGTCATCCAGAGCGGCCCGTTCAAGGACGTCAGCCTGCGCTGGCGCAATGTCACTTTCCGGTCCGGCAACGGCCTGACCAATGCCCTGGACGAAAACCGCCTGATCATCGGCTACACCCTGGCGCTGTGGTAA
- the paaB gene encoding 1,2-phenylacetyl-CoA epoxidase subunit PaaB: MSVWTLYEVFVRSKHGLNHKHVGSVHAADAAMAIENARELYTRRSEGVSLWVVPSALITASSPDEKDPLFVPSDDKVYRHASFYELPDEVGHM; this comes from the coding sequence ATGTCTGTCTGGACCCTTTACGAAGTGTTCGTGCGCAGCAAGCACGGCCTGAACCACAAGCATGTTGGCAGCGTGCACGCCGCCGACGCCGCCATGGCCATTGAGAATGCCCGTGAGCTGTACACCCGCCGCAGCGAAGGCGTGAGCCTGTGGGTGGTGCCGTCGGCGCTGATTACCGCGTCGTCCCCGGACGAGAAAGACCCGCTGTTCGTGCCGTCGGACGACAAGGTGTACCGCCACGCCAGCTTCTACGAACTGCCCGACGAAGTCGGGCACATGTGA
- the paaC gene encoding 1,2-phenylacetyl-CoA epoxidase subunit PaaC, with protein sequence MHKQALIPYLLLLGDSALIQGQRLCEWCGHAPALEEELALMNVGLDLVGQARNWLEYAAELQADGRDADALAFRRDERAFRNLLLVEQPNGDYAVTMLKQFLYDAWHYAVLQGLAASTDERIAGIAAKALKEVTYHLRRSSEWVQRLGGGTDESRRRMLEAIPALWRFTVELTAGSDSETELARAGAIADPAQVGAAWLKQVSAIFASVELPLPKAASHFYLSGRQGLHTEHLGLLLAEMQFLPRAYPDATW encoded by the coding sequence ATGCACAAGCAAGCACTCATCCCCTACCTGCTGTTGCTCGGCGACAGCGCCCTGATCCAGGGCCAGCGCCTGTGTGAATGGTGTGGCCACGCGCCAGCGCTGGAAGAAGAACTGGCCCTGATGAACGTTGGCCTCGACCTGGTCGGCCAGGCGCGTAACTGGCTGGAATATGCCGCCGAGCTGCAGGCGGACGGCCGCGATGCCGACGCCCTGGCGTTCCGCCGTGACGAGCGGGCTTTCCGCAACTTGCTGCTCGTCGAGCAACCCAACGGTGACTACGCCGTGACCATGCTCAAGCAGTTTCTTTATGACGCCTGGCATTACGCCGTGCTGCAAGGCCTGGCCGCTTCGACCGATGAACGCATCGCCGGTATCGCCGCCAAGGCGCTCAAGGAAGTGACCTACCACCTGCGCCGCTCCAGTGAGTGGGTACAGCGCCTGGGCGGCGGCACCGACGAAAGCCGCCGTCGCATGCTCGAGGCGATCCCGGCCCTGTGGCGCTTTACCGTCGAACTGACGGCGGGCAGCGACAGCGAAACCGAACTGGCCCGGGCTGGGGCCATTGCCGACCCTGCCCAGGTGGGTGCGGCATGGCTGAAGCAGGTGAGCGCGATTTTTGCCTCGGTCGAGCTGCCGCTGCCCAAGGCTGCCAGCCACTTCTACCTGAGCGGCCGCCAAGGCCTGCACACCGAGCACCTGGGCTTGCTGCTGGCCGAGATGCAGTTCCTGCCGAGGGCCTACCCCGATGCAACCTGGTGA
- the paaE gene encoding 1,2-phenylacetyl-CoA epoxidase subunit PaaE, giving the protein MSQFHSLTIKQVRPETRDAVSIAFDVPAHLQHTFRFTQGQYLVMRTQLDNEEVRRSYSICSAVQDGELRVAVKRVPGGRFSAFANDVLKAGQQLDVMPPAGSFFVPLEPARRGHYLGVAAGSGITPILSIIATTLDAEPNSRFTLLYGNRSSSGALFRDTLEDLKNRYLNRLNLIFVFSREQQDIDLYNGRIDADKCGQLFSRWMDVPSLDAAFICGPQAMTETVRDSLQANGMDKARIHFELFAAAGSEQRREAREAARQVDAALSHITVISDGRALSFDLPRNTRNVLDAGNAIGAELPYSCKAGVCSTCKCRVIEGEVEMDSNHALEDYEVAAGYVLSCQTYPISDKVVLDFDQL; this is encoded by the coding sequence ATGAGCCAGTTTCACAGCCTGACCATCAAGCAAGTGCGCCCGGAAACCCGCGACGCGGTGTCGATTGCTTTCGACGTACCCGCGCATTTGCAGCACACCTTCCGCTTCACCCAAGGGCAATACCTGGTGATGCGCACCCAGCTGGATAACGAGGAAGTGCGCCGTTCCTACTCCATTTGCAGCGCGGTGCAGGACGGCGAGCTTCGCGTGGCGGTAAAACGTGTACCCGGCGGGCGTTTTTCGGCCTTCGCCAACGATGTGCTCAAGGCGGGCCAGCAGCTGGACGTGATGCCACCGGCCGGCAGCTTCTTCGTGCCACTGGAGCCTGCTCGCCGAGGGCATTACCTGGGCGTGGCCGCCGGCAGCGGCATCACCCCGATCCTGTCGATCATCGCCACCACGCTGGACGCAGAACCGAACAGCCGCTTCACCCTGCTGTACGGCAACCGTTCCAGCTCCGGGGCGCTGTTTCGTGACACGCTCGAAGACCTGAAAAACCGCTACCTCAACCGCTTGAACCTGATCTTCGTGTTCAGCCGCGAGCAGCAGGACATCGACCTGTACAACGGCCGCATCGATGCCGACAAGTGCGGCCAGTTGTTTTCCCGCTGGATGGATGTGCCCAGTCTGGATGCGGCCTTCATCTGCGGCCCGCAAGCCATGACCGAAACCGTGCGCGACAGCCTGCAGGCCAATGGCATGGACAAGGCCCGCATCCACTTCGAACTGTTTGCCGCCGCCGGCAGTGAACAGCGCCGTGAAGCCCGTGAAGCTGCCCGCCAGGTGGATGCGGCGCTCAGCCATATCACCGTGATCAGCGATGGCCGCGCGCTCAGTTTCGATTTGCCGCGCAATACCCGGAACGTGCTGGACGCCGGCAACGCCATCGGTGCCGAGCTGCCCTACTCGTGCAAGGCCGGTGTGTGTTCGACCTGCAAGTGCCGGGTGATCGAGGGCGAGGTGGAAATGGACAGCAACCATGCGCTGGAGGACTACGAAGTGGCGGCCGGGTATGTGCTGTCGTGCCAGACGTACCCGATCAGCGACAAGGTAGTACTCGATTTCGACCAATTGTAA
- a CDS encoding DUF485 domain-containing protein produces MTPEHIETITNHPDFQHLVRRKRRLNGSLTLAMLVIYYGFVLLVAFSPSTLGQSLSGGVTTVGMLVGVLMVLLSFALTGLYVHRANNVLDPLNDKVKQECAQ; encoded by the coding sequence ATGACCCCCGAACACATCGAAACCATCACCAACCACCCCGATTTCCAGCACCTGGTGCGCCGCAAGCGCCGCCTCAATGGCAGCCTGACCCTGGCCATGCTGGTGATCTACTACGGCTTCGTCCTGCTGGTGGCGTTTTCCCCCAGCACCCTCGGCCAGTCCCTTAGCGGCGGCGTGACCACGGTGGGCATGCTGGTCGGCGTGCTCATGGTGCTGTTGTCGTTCGCCCTGACCGGCCTCTACGTGCACCGCGCCAACAACGTGCTCGACCCGCTCAACGACAAGGTCAAGCAGGAGTGCGCGCAATGA
- a CDS encoding lysylphosphatidylglycerol synthase domain-containing protein, producing MAQPAWQTWGKRVLTLLFVLLIPALLYTLASNLDWQEVRQSLLAYKASTLAIGLALALCSYLTFASYDLLARAYTGHQLPARQILPVAFVCYAFNLNFTTWVGGVALRYRLYSRLGLDTGTITRILTLGLLTNWMGYMLIAGTVFALRLVKLPANWAVGETGLQLIGLLLLAIALAYLLACTFAKRRTWQFRGHEIMLPSWRLALCQVVLGACNWALMATLIYWLLPQGLFYPTVLGILLISCVAGVVAHIPAGLGVLEAVFLALLHGQLGQGSLVASLLGYRTLYYLIPLLLAIGIYLVLEKRARAMRQHREGSLRKS from the coding sequence ATGGCACAGCCGGCCTGGCAGACCTGGGGCAAGCGCGTGCTGACCCTGTTGTTCGTGCTGTTGATCCCGGCGTTGCTGTACACGCTGGCCAGCAACCTGGACTGGCAGGAGGTGCGTCAGTCGCTGCTCGCCTACAAAGCCAGTACTTTGGCCATCGGCCTGGCCCTGGCCTTGTGCAGTTACCTCACGTTCGCCAGCTATGACCTGCTGGCCCGCGCCTACACAGGGCATCAGCTGCCGGCCCGGCAGATCTTGCCGGTGGCGTTCGTGTGCTATGCCTTCAACCTCAACTTCACCACCTGGGTGGGCGGTGTGGCCCTGCGTTACCGGTTGTACAGCCGGCTCGGGCTGGACACGGGCACCATCACCAGGATCCTGACGCTTGGCCTGCTGACCAACTGGATGGGCTACATGCTCATTGCCGGTACGGTGTTCGCCTTGCGCCTGGTCAAGCTGCCGGCAAACTGGGCAGTCGGTGAAACAGGGCTGCAGCTGATCGGCTTGCTGTTGCTGGCGATCGCGCTCGCCTACCTGCTGGCCTGTACCTTTGCCAAGCGCCGTACCTGGCAGTTTCGCGGCCATGAAATCATGTTGCCTTCATGGCGCCTGGCGCTGTGCCAGGTGGTACTGGGGGCGTGCAACTGGGCCTTGATGGCAACCTTGATTTACTGGCTGCTGCCGCAAGGCCTGTTCTACCCGACGGTGCTGGGCATTCTGCTGATCAGTTGCGTGGCCGGCGTGGTGGCGCACATACCCGCCGGGCTCGGCGTGCTGGAGGCGGTGTTCCTGGCGCTGCTGCACGGGCAGCTGGGCCAGGGCAGCCTGGTGGCGTCGTTGCTGGGCTATCGCACGCTGTATTACCTCATTCCCTTACTGCTGGCGATAGGCATCTACCTGGTGCTGGAAAAACGCGCCCGGGCCATGCGCCAGCATCGGGAAGGCTCGCTGCGCAAATCCTGA
- the paaZ gene encoding phenylacetic acid degradation bifunctional protein PaaZ — MSEAPTLQSFIAGRWIGQHGAQALRSALDGHVLAYSHEERSDFAEAVDFARARGLAELMAMDFQQRAARLKAIALYLAERKEQLYALSHHSGATRADSWIDIEGGNATLFAYAGIGSRELPSGNLVHEGPAIPLGKQGHFAGSHILVPRAGVAVHINAFNFPIWGMLEKFAPTFLAGMPCIVKPATSTSYLTEAVVRLMNESGLLPAGSLQLVIGSTGDLLDRLQGQDVVTFTGSADTAAKLRVTPNLIRNSVPFTAEADSLNCAILGPDVSPDSEAFDLYIKEVVREMTTKAGQKCTAIRRAIVPAKHLDAVASRLRERLSKVVVGDPSVEGVRMGALASHDQQRDVGERVRSLLQSCDQVFGASDGFSPRGEGVAEGAFFAPTLLHARNPHAEGGAHDIEAFGPVSTLMAYDDLDEALALAARGKGSLVATLVTADRAVAAKAIPVAAAWHGRLLVLDSEAAKESTGHGSPLPQLKHGGPGRAGGGEELGGLRAVKHYLQRAAVQGSPSMLAAVTGEYVRGAEVIETDVHPFRRHFEELRIGESLLTHRRTVTEADLVNFGCLSGDHFYMHFDEIAAKASQFGKRIAHGYFVLSAAAGLFVSPGEGPVLANYGLDTLRFINPVGIGDTIQARLTCKRKIDQGKSSPLGQPQGVVAWDVEVTNQLGELVASYDILTLVLKKQGV; from the coding sequence ATGTCTGAAGCCCCTACCCTGCAAAGTTTCATTGCCGGCCGCTGGATCGGCCAGCACGGCGCCCAGGCCCTGCGCAGCGCCCTCGACGGCCACGTGCTGGCCTACAGCCACGAAGAGCGCTCGGATTTCGCCGAAGCGGTGGACTTTGCCCGCGCCCGTGGCCTGGCTGAATTGATGGCCATGGACTTCCAGCAACGCGCGGCACGGCTCAAAGCCATCGCGCTGTACCTGGCCGAGCGCAAAGAGCAGCTTTACGCGTTGTCGCACCACAGCGGCGCCACCCGTGCCGACAGCTGGATCGACATCGAAGGCGGCAACGCCACGCTGTTCGCCTACGCGGGTATTGGCAGCCGCGAACTGCCGTCGGGCAACCTGGTGCACGAAGGCCCCGCAATCCCGCTGGGCAAGCAAGGCCACTTCGCCGGCAGCCACATCCTGGTGCCACGGGCCGGTGTTGCCGTGCACATCAACGCATTCAACTTCCCGATCTGGGGCATGCTCGAGAAGTTCGCGCCAACCTTCCTGGCCGGCATGCCGTGCATCGTCAAGCCTGCCACCTCCACCAGCTACCTGACAGAAGCCGTGGTGCGGCTGATGAATGAGTCGGGGTTGCTGCCTGCCGGCAGCCTGCAGTTGGTGATCGGCAGCACCGGTGACCTGCTCGACCGCCTGCAAGGCCAGGACGTGGTCACCTTCACCGGTTCCGCCGACACGGCAGCCAAACTGCGCGTCACGCCCAACCTGATCCGCAATTCGGTGCCCTTCACCGCCGAAGCCGATTCGCTCAACTGCGCCATTCTGGGCCCGGACGTGAGCCCGGACAGTGAAGCGTTCGACCTGTACATCAAAGAGGTGGTGCGCGAAATGACCACCAAGGCCGGGCAGAAATGCACCGCCATCCGCCGCGCGATCGTGCCGGCCAAGCACCTGGACGCCGTGGCCAGCCGCCTACGCGAGCGTTTGAGCAAAGTGGTAGTCGGCGACCCGTCGGTGGAAGGTGTGCGCATGGGCGCCCTTGCCTCCCATGACCAGCAGCGTGACGTGGGCGAGCGGGTGCGCAGCCTGCTGCAAAGTTGCGACCAGGTGTTTGGCGCCAGCGACGGCTTCAGCCCGCGCGGTGAAGGTGTGGCCGAAGGCGCCTTCTTTGCCCCGACCCTGTTGCATGCCCGCAATCCGCATGCCGAGGGCGGCGCGCACGACATCGAAGCGTTCGGCCCGGTCAGCACCCTGATGGCGTACGACGACCTCGACGAAGCCTTGGCTTTGGCTGCCCGCGGCAAGGGTAGCCTGGTGGCGACGCTGGTGACCGCTGACCGCGCCGTTGCCGCCAAGGCCATCCCTGTGGCGGCCGCCTGGCATGGCCGTTTGCTGGTACTGGACAGCGAAGCAGCCAAGGAATCAACCGGCCACGGCTCTCCCCTGCCCCAGCTCAAGCACGGCGGCCCCGGGCGTGCCGGCGGTGGTGAAGAACTGGGCGGCCTGCGTGCGGTCAAGCACTACCTGCAGCGCGCTGCCGTGCAGGGTTCGCCGAGCATGCTCGCAGCCGTCACCGGTGAATACGTGCGCGGTGCCGAGGTGATCGAGACCGACGTTCATCCGTTCCGCCGCCATTTTGAAGAGCTGCGCATCGGCGAGTCGCTGCTTACCCACCGCCGCACCGTGACCGAAGCCGACCTGGTCAACTTTGGCTGCCTCTCGGGCGACCATTTCTACATGCACTTCGACGAAATCGCCGCCAAGGCGTCGCAGTTCGGCAAGCGCATCGCCCACGGCTATTTCGTACTGTCCGCCGCCGCCGGGCTATTCGTTTCACCAGGTGAAGGGCCGGTGCTGGCCAACTATGGGCTGGATACGCTGCGGTTCATCAACCCGGTGGGAATCGGCGACACCATCCAGGCGCGGCTCACCTGCAAGCGCAAGATTGACCAGGGCAAGAGCAGCCCGCTGGGGCAGCCGCAGGGTGTGGTGGCGTGGGACGTGGAGGTGACCAACCAGTTGGGGGAACTGGTGGCCAGTTACGACATTCTGACCTTGGTCCTCAAAAAGCAAGGCGTATAA
- a CDS encoding endonuclease/exonuclease/phosphatase family protein, translating into MTETHSKNATTGTQEQIATVHRLNVLTINVHKGFTPLNRRFILPELREAVRATGADLVFLQEVHGSHQHHAQRHPHWPQTPQYEFLADSMWPQFAYGRNAVYPHGDHGNALLSKFPIADHRNLDVSIHGNEERGLLHCQLDVPGHTQVHAVCVHLGLREAHRRRQVQLLLELLESLPADAPVIVAGDFNDWRLKADAVLSKQLVEVFGERFGSPARSFPARLPWLRLDRIYLRNAEPAKAQVLAKYPWSHLSDHAPLAAEVHL; encoded by the coding sequence GTGACTGAAACCCACAGCAAAAACGCAACGACCGGTACACAAGAGCAAATTGCCACGGTGCACCGCCTGAATGTGCTGACCATCAATGTGCACAAGGGCTTCACGCCGTTGAACCGGCGCTTCATCCTGCCGGAGCTGCGTGAGGCCGTGCGCGCCACGGGTGCAGACCTGGTATTTCTGCAGGAGGTGCACGGCAGCCATCAGCACCATGCACAGCGCCACCCTCACTGGCCGCAGACGCCGCAATACGAGTTTCTGGCCGACAGCATGTGGCCGCAGTTCGCCTACGGGCGCAACGCGGTGTACCCCCACGGCGACCACGGCAACGCCTTGCTGTCGAAGTTTCCCATTGCCGATCACCGCAACCTCGACGTGTCGATCCATGGCAACGAGGAACGCGGGCTGCTGCACTGCCAACTGGACGTGCCGGGCCACACTCAAGTGCATGCCGTGTGCGTGCACCTTGGGCTGCGTGAAGCCCACCGCCGTCGTCAGGTGCAGCTGTTGCTGGAATTGCTGGAAAGCTTGCCTGCCGATGCCCCTGTCATTGTTGCCGGTGATTTCAACGACTGGCGCCTGAAAGCAGATGCGGTGTTGTCGAAGCAGCTGGTGGAGGTATTCGGCGAGCGTTTTGGCAGCCCTGCACGCAGCTTCCCGGCCCGTTTGCCATGGTTGCGGCTCGACCGCATCTACCTGCGTAATGCCGAGCCGGCCAAGGCCCAGGTACTGGCCAAATACCCGTGGTCGCATTTGTCCGACCACGCCCCCTTGGCGGCGGAGGTGCACCTGTGA
- the clsB gene encoding cardiolipin synthase ClsB: MNRSWVDGNQVELLINGEQYYPRVFEAMAQAQEEILLETFIIFDDKVGQQLRQVLIHAARRGVRVELAVDGYGTADLPDGFIASMTEAGVCFHAFDPQPRLAGMRTNLFRRLHRKIVVVDGKRAFIGGINYSADHLGDYGPMAKQDYAVEVTGPVVAQLHAASQRLMAPVLQPPSAVRPALQRTGPASALFVERDNGRHRTDIELSYLQGIRAARTRIMVANAYFFPGYRLLRELRNAARRGVEVTLILQGQPDMRWVRALSRLLYNYLLRDGVHIHEYCQRPLHGKVALVDDEWATVGSSNLDPLSLSFNLEANLLIRDRAFNRQLHQHLATLASEQCKAVTLERMIRGYWWRAPLIFAGFHLTRYFPRIAGWFPAHRQKLRSVQPEIDAHRDLHEGNT; this comes from the coding sequence GTGAACAGGTCTTGGGTGGACGGTAATCAGGTAGAGCTGCTGATCAACGGTGAGCAGTATTACCCAAGGGTGTTCGAGGCCATGGCCCAGGCGCAGGAAGAAATCCTGCTGGAAACCTTCATCATCTTCGACGACAAGGTTGGCCAGCAGCTGCGCCAGGTGCTGATTCACGCGGCGCGCCGGGGCGTGCGGGTAGAATTGGCGGTTGACGGCTATGGCACGGCGGACCTGCCTGACGGCTTCATTGCCTCCATGACCGAAGCGGGCGTGTGCTTTCATGCGTTCGACCCCCAGCCCCGCCTGGCCGGCATGCGCACCAACCTGTTCCGTCGGCTGCACCGTAAGATCGTGGTGGTCGATGGCAAACGAGCGTTCATTGGCGGGATCAATTACAGCGCCGACCATTTGGGCGACTACGGGCCGATGGCGAAGCAGGATTATGCCGTTGAGGTCACCGGGCCGGTGGTGGCGCAGTTGCATGCGGCCAGCCAGCGGCTGATGGCGCCGGTGCTGCAACCGCCGAGTGCCGTGCGCCCCGCCTTGCAACGCACTGGCCCTGCCAGCGCATTGTTCGTGGAGCGCGACAACGGGCGCCATCGCACCGACATCGAACTGAGTTACCTGCAAGGCATACGTGCCGCCCGTACGCGCATCATGGTGGCCAACGCGTATTTCTTCCCGGGCTACCGGCTGCTGCGCGAGCTGCGCAATGCGGCCCGGCGCGGTGTCGAGGTGACCCTGATTTTGCAGGGGCAACCGGACATGCGCTGGGTGCGGGCGCTGTCGCGCCTGCTGTACAACTACCTGCTGCGCGATGGCGTACACATTCATGAGTATTGCCAGAGGCCGTTGCACGGCAAGGTCGCCCTGGTTGATGACGAGTGGGCCACGGTCGGTTCCAGCAACCTGGACCCACTGAGCCTGTCGTTCAACCTGGAGGCAAACCTGCTGATTCGCGATCGCGCCTTCAACCGGCAGCTTCACCAGCACCTCGCCACACTGGCCAGCGAGCAATGCAAGGCCGTGACGCTGGAACGCATGATCCGCGGCTATTGGTGGCGGGCGCCGCTGATCTTTGCGGGGTTCCACCTGACGCGCTACTTCCCGCGCATTGCCGGCTGGTTTCCGGCGCACCGGCAGAAGCTGCGCTCGGTACAACCGGAAATTGACGCACACAGGGATTTGCACGAGGGCAATACCTGA